In Verrucomicrobiota bacterium, the following are encoded in one genomic region:
- a CDS encoding ImmA/IrrE family metallo-endopeptidase, whose translation MEHIWQKIDELRTQYPVLREDSTPIDVFSFAEIDLKLDPIPFDDLLAKYRVEAAIKADFTGIYLDAEQYKLMERGPEWKLNRLRFSLAHELAHFFLHRDLPQAEHFASLPDFARWTQNYGGRKYTTEQEANEFAGRLLVPKARLQAYFDEFEAKVKDPIPNFITSGQLRDQFAEKIGPRFGVNSQVIGVRLDRDSLWSVS comes from the coding sequence ATGGAACACATTTGGCAAAAAATTGACGAGCTTCGCACCCAATACCCAGTCTTGCGCGAAGATAGCACTCCCATTGATGTATTCTCATTTGCGGAGATTGACCTGAAATTAGACCCAATTCCGTTTGACGACCTGCTTGCGAAATACAGGGTCGAGGCTGCAATCAAGGCAGATTTTACGGGCATCTACCTCGACGCTGAACAGTACAAGTTGATGGAGCGCGGACCAGAATGGAAACTGAACCGCCTCCGCTTCAGCCTGGCGCATGAGTTGGCGCACTTCTTCCTGCATCGCGACCTCCCTCAGGCGGAGCATTTTGCCTCTCTTCCTGATTTTGCCCGCTGGACTCAGAACTACGGCGGGCGGAAATACACAACTGAGCAGGAGGCAAATGAATTTGCCGGGCGGCTATTGGTACCGAAAGCTCGCCTGCAAGCTTACTTTGACGAATTTGAAGCCAAAGTCAAAGATCCCATTCCAAACTTTATTACCAGTGGGCAATTGAGAGACCAATTTGCCGAAAAAATCGGTCCGCGCTTTGGTGTAAACTCCCAGGTCATCGGCGTCCGTCTCGACCGCGACTCCTTATGGTCGGTATCCTGA
- a CDS encoding ice-binding family protein, which produces MNTSKQFVLSAFVALAGFLPSSQGAVILSSADGFAVLGGSTVTSTGNTVLNGDLGVAPGLAITGFGPGVVNGTIYAGGAVAAQAQADAFTAYSLLAGEAPVQHLTGQDLGGLTLGPGVRDFTTSAQLTGILTLDAQGDPNARFDFQIGSTLTTASSSSIRLVNGAQADNVFWQVGSSAALGTGTAFLGTILANQSITLNSGASMFGRALALNGAVSLDNNTITAVPELTSFWQLLLAASVFGGLQMVTVWRRKTGHK; this is translated from the coding sequence ATGAATACTAGTAAACAATTCGTTCTATCGGCCTTCGTGGCGTTGGCCGGTTTTCTGCCGTCCAGTCAAGGCGCGGTGATCCTGTCCTCAGCGGACGGCTTCGCCGTCCTGGGTGGTTCCACGGTGACCAGCACCGGCAATACGGTGCTCAATGGAGATCTGGGCGTTGCTCCCGGTCTGGCGATCACTGGCTTTGGCCCGGGAGTCGTAAATGGAACGATCTATGCCGGGGGGGCGGTCGCGGCGCAAGCCCAAGCTGACGCTTTCACCGCATACAGTCTGCTGGCTGGAGAGGCGCCCGTGCAACACTTGACCGGTCAGGATCTGGGCGGACTCACGCTCGGACCGGGGGTTCGGGATTTCACCACCTCGGCTCAACTCACGGGCATCCTCACGCTGGACGCGCAGGGGGACCCTAACGCCCGCTTCGATTTCCAGATTGGGAGCACGCTCACGACCGCTAGCAGTTCATCCATTCGCCTGGTCAATGGCGCCCAGGCCGACAACGTATTTTGGCAGGTCGGGTCCTCCGCGGCCCTCGGCACCGGCACGGCGTTTTTGGGCACCATTCTCGCCAACCAGAGCATCACCCTGAATTCGGGAGCCAGCATGTTCGGCCGGGCTTTGGCGTTGAACGGGGCCGTGAGCTTGGATAACAACACCATCACCGCGGTCCCGGAACTGACCTCTTTCTGGCAATTGCTCCTGGCCGCGTCAGTCTTCGGCGGGTTACAGATGGTCACTGTGTGGCGGCGCAAGACTGGCCACAAATAA